The stretch of DNA GGACGGCCCATGCGTTATCAGTGCAGAACGCAATCAAAAGGACCCCAGACATGACATCTCTCGCAACAGTCGCCAAACGCAGCCTCGTCGCCCTTACCCTCAGCCTTGCCGCCGCAACAGCCCAGGCCGACCTCACCGCCAGCGAAGCGGCACAGGTCGAAAAACTGCGTGGCACGGGGGTCTTTTCCTCGGACGGCGCACTCGTCGGCCTGATCGAAGGGGCGTCCATCAGCGGCGACCGCGCCGCTTTGTTCCTCACACCGGGCAGCGGCGACGTCCTCCGCCAGCGCGGCAAGGACATCATCATCCGCACCAACACCTCCGAACTGTCCCTGCGCGGCACCCAGATCATCCTGAACGCAGACGCACAGCGCGTCCGGACCAAAGCCTTCGTGCAGAAAGAAGATGACGATCAGGTCACGGTGACCCTTCCTCGCATCTGATTGCCCAAGCGGCCAGCGAAATAGTCAGCCTCCGGAGCGTACCGCGCCGGAGGCTTTTTTGCGTCCGCACCACCGCAGCCTTGCCTCGCCACGAAGCGCCATGCCCGAACGTCCGGCCCGACTCCCCCAAACGCCGAAGTACGCCTTAGGTTCCTCTGTTTTTATGGCTTTTTTTGGCAAGTTTTTTGGAACGATCTACGCCATCGTTTGGTTGTGTTCACGAAGTCAGACATTAGAAAAGGAGACTGACAATGACACGCAAGATCGCACTGATCGCTTCGACCGCACTGGCCCTGTCCGCCGCACCATTGCTGGCAGAAAACGCCACCATCTCATTTGACCCGACCAACACGCTGGCCGGCCAAGAGGATCGTGTGAGCACGATTTCTGCCATCGAAGGTGGCAACGTGGTGACATCCGACGGCGTTCTGCTGGGTCAGATCGAAGAATTTTCGATCAATGACCAAGACCGCGCCGTGGTCCAGATCGACGTCGAGGCGGGACTGCGCTACGATGGCGACACCATGCTGCTGATGATCGACCCCGAGCACGTGACTGTGGCCAACGGTGGTGTGGCCGTCGAGCCGACCAATGACGAGCTGTTTGCTGCTATCGGCCAAGGGGGTCAGAACTCCGCTGGCGCGCTTGAGATCGACTTCAAGTAAGCAAAGATCTCGCAATCAGGTTGATTGCGCATTGATCAAGCCGCTCTGCCCCGCGCAGAGCGGCTTTTTTCGTGTCAACGCAGGCGAAGACGGTGCCATCCAGCAACGCTTCCACGCTCTTGCTGACGCAATTATCACGTGCGCGCGACGCGGGCTTTGAGCATCCGGTGCGCGTGCCCACTTCATGCGCAACACAGACCGAAAGGATGGATCATGCCCCGTTTCAAAACGACACTGAAAACTCTTGCCGCCGTCGCTGTTGCCAGCTTTGCCGCCACCGTCAGCAACGCCGCACTCACGGCGGACGACATCCAGACCCTCGACGGCAAGAGTGGTATCCGCGTCTACTCCGCAGATGGCGATTTCGTTGGTGTGACAAACGGGTTGCGTCTGAGTGGAGAGCGCGCGCGTCTCTTTCTTTTGCCGCGTTCGGGCTCGATCTTTCGTCTCAGGGGACGCGACGTGATCATCACGACAAAAACCGACCTGATGACGCGGCGGGGCAATGATCTTGTGCTGGATGCAGATAGTTTGCGGTTGCGGATCAAGGCGCAAAACCCGGCCTCCGATCAAGATGGCGCACTGACCATCCTGCTTTTGACCTGATCGTGTCCGGCGCTGCGCACTGATCATGCGCGAACACGCGCGCTGGATCCGCCTCGACCGGAATGATAAACCCGCCAATGAGGCGCGACCGCACCGGATCGTGGGTCAGTCTCCGCAGATTTGGTTAAGTTTTGCGAAACGCACCGCCCGCATCGCCAAGCCATTGTGTCCAAAGGACGATCACATGGCGGTTAAAACGGCGCAAACAGCCCGCACGCCTTGTCCCCGCGGGGACAAACCCTTTCCCCCCGCCCGTCCCTGCTCTAAAGAGCGTGCCAAAGCCGGGGGACGACACATGCAAGAGCCGAAAATCACCGAAGATCTGATCGCCAGTCACGGGCTCAAACCCGACGAATACGACCGCATCCTCGAGATCATCGGACGCGAGCCCACGTTCACGGAACTCGGCATTTTTTCTGCCATGTGGAACGAACACTGCTCGTACAAATCCTCCAAAATCCACCTCAAGAAACTGCCCACAACCGGCCCCCAGGTGATCTGCGGCCCCGGTGAGAATGCAGGCGTTGTGGACATCGGCGATGGCCAGGCGGTCGTCTTCAAAATGGAAAGCCACAACCACCCCAGCTATATCGAACCCTACCAGGGTGCCGCGACAGGTGTGGGTGGCATCCTGCGCGACGTCTTCACCATGGGCGCCCGCCCAATCGCCTCCATGAACGCCCTGTCCTTCGGCGAACCCGACCACCCCAAGACCCGCCAGCTGGTCCACGGCGTGGTCGAAGGCATCGGCGGCTACGGCAATGCCTTCGGCGTGCCCTGCGCAGGCGGCGAGGTCCGCTTTGATCCGGCCTATAACGGCAACTGTCTCGTCAACGCCTTTGCCGCAGGTCTCGCCGACGCCGACAAAATCTTCTACTCCGCCGCCTCCGGCGTCGGCATGCCCGTCGTCTACCTGGGCGCCAAAACCGGCCGCGACGGGGTCGGCGGCGCGACCATGGCCTCGGCCGAGTTCGACGACACGATCGAAGAAAAACGCCCCACCGTTCAGGTCGGCGATCCCTTCACCGAAAAGCGCCTGATGGAAGCCACGCTTGAGCTGATGCAGACCGGCGCCGTCATCTCGATCCAGGACATGGGCGCGGCTGGCCTGACATGTTCCGCGGTCGAGATGGGTGACAAGGGGGGGCTCGGCGTCAAGCTGAACCTCAACGACGTGCCCGTGCGCGAAGAGAACATGACCGCCTACGAAATGATGCTCAGCGAGTCTCAGGAACGCATGCTTATGGTTCTCAAGCCGGAGCTTGAGGCCGAGGCAAAGGCAGTCTTCGACAAATGGGACCTCGACTTCGCCATCGTGGGCGAGACGCTTCCCGAAGACCGCTTCCTGATTGAACATGACGGCCAGATCAAAGCCGACCTGCCCCTGTCAAAACTCGCCTCCGAAGCCCCCGAATACGACCGCCCCTGGGTGCCCACGCCCGAGGCCGGTCCCCTCGGGGACATCCCTGCCATCGACCCCATCGACGGGCTCAAGGCACTGCTCGCCAGCCCGAACTACGCCGCAAAACAATGGGTGCATGAGCAATACGACACCATGGTCATGGCCGACAGCGCGCGCACACCGGGCCTCGGCGCCGGGATTATGCGGGTGCACGGCACGGACAAGTCGCTGGCTTTCACCTCGGACGTCACGCCGCGCTACGTAAAGGCCAACCCGGTCGAGGGGGGCAAGCAGGCGGTGGCGGAAGCCTATCGAAATCTCACCGCCGTGGGCGCCAAACCTTTGGCAACGACGGACAATCTGAACTTCGGCAACCCTGAAAAGCCTGAAATCATGGGCCAATTCGTCGGCGCGCTTGATGGTATCGGACAGGCCTGTTCCGCGCTCGATATGCCCATCGTGTCGGGCAACGTGTCGCTCTATAACGAGACCGACGGTGCGGGCATCCTGCCAAC from Tateyamaria omphalii encodes:
- the purL gene encoding phosphoribosylformylglycinamidine synthase subunit PurL, whose amino-acid sequence is MQEPKITEDLIASHGLKPDEYDRILEIIGREPTFTELGIFSAMWNEHCSYKSSKIHLKKLPTTGPQVICGPGENAGVVDIGDGQAVVFKMESHNHPSYIEPYQGAATGVGGILRDVFTMGARPIASMNALSFGEPDHPKTRQLVHGVVEGIGGYGNAFGVPCAGGEVRFDPAYNGNCLVNAFAAGLADADKIFYSAASGVGMPVVYLGAKTGRDGVGGATMASAEFDDTIEEKRPTVQVGDPFTEKRLMEATLELMQTGAVISIQDMGAAGLTCSAVEMGDKGGLGVKLNLNDVPVREENMTAYEMMLSESQERMLMVLKPELEAEAKAVFDKWDLDFAIVGETLPEDRFLIEHDGQIKADLPLSKLASEAPEYDRPWVPTPEAGPLGDIPAIDPIDGLKALLASPNYAAKQWVHEQYDTMVMADSARTPGLGAGIMRVHGTDKSLAFTSDVTPRYVKANPVEGGKQAVAEAYRNLTAVGAKPLATTDNLNFGNPEKPEIMGQFVGALDGIGQACSALDMPIVSGNVSLYNETDGAGILPTPTIGAVGLIDHPDNIIGGEVRDGHVALLIGQCGGHLGQSAILSEVFGRTDGDAPHVDLDAEKRNGEFIRDNRHLINACTDLSDGGLALAAFELAEAADVGVWIDASEMGSFFGEDQARYLVACSFDKAEALMIAAGRAGVPIVSVGKFMGDTVWMGNSSAPLAELRDIYRSAFADTFA